One genomic segment of Linepithema humile isolate Giens D197 chromosome 5, Lhum_UNIL_v1.0, whole genome shotgun sequence includes these proteins:
- the LOC105673248 gene encoding thyrotropin-releasing hormone-degrading ectoenzyme-like produces MKISMAFRHILLNVGLILILIIILSTVKLTKNETEMNYTYLKPLHYNVKIKFDVFRNVFSAKCNIIIQINRPTKNITMLTSKIFGIAKIDLINNNDNQTINIWKFSFIDQMYIYLDFTQSSVNLLSPGTYILKMIYVSSISDDGDILDLLQIKEKDKILNKVISAKELFPYWEPVFKSTFNISIWHHKNYKFFSTVPIQKQVVDMNNMLWTYFDISPLMSAEHLSIVITTFTNFFAPIKNVKIWYRKGMPVDLLQFAANIVHGVIQYLSKQNIQQILKIDYVVTKDFEYSNVKTSGFILLREEDIIYNNTLHPVRKMEVANFIARETISYWFHDVLLWSKEGFITFLAANILNQSKLYNGMDLFVVQTQQEFLRLDTLPIDSLSFHTPNIFTDHSPRSSLHYIKSSIIWHMLYTLVSDYVFWYGINSCMYIQYNQTNVTNISNLSTIEPFWNVVAPGILNSIRNFTIQDVIWLTEGHYSVLTVTRDYSSNSVLISYIISNSTLLSDIKQYRMYVTYTTKSAMNFKVLNTKTDIWLSSLVSHHYIYKIDNNDWIILNLQQAGYYRVNYDSDNWQKLADYLYKNYTDIHVLNRAQIIDDAFYFLTQGQLKFYLFWNITKFLFEDADYVAWYPMIKAVEYMMCMWPVQNTTAIKKEVTDRFDRLLLNIGYMDKLHFENDFTKFLREEAVKWACLFDAPKCRETATFQLEKHLESSVQDKLLKWEEWIYCKGLMAANFTTWDKVWNRWNATSYNTILEYLTCSTDTEIIQNYLGLIREQDFGIRVSNSEKIAIYLLIVAKHAKSDAMLNVIFKFLMFKMKGEAVKQIATLIVIITHQPDEKQFRKIHEFVQYHLPIHEKQFSFIVGAVKQKIGKRKVEQHRPMRNYGLLKI; encoded by the exons atgaaaattaGTATGGCATTTCGACATATCTTATTAAATGTTGGACTaattttaatactaataattatactatctACTGTGAAATTGACGAAAAATGAGACTGAAATGAATTACACTTATTTAAAACCTTTacattataatgtaaaaataaaatttgacgtattcagaaatgttttttctgcgaaatgcaatattatcaTCCAGATCAATCGTCCaacgaaaaatataactatGTTGACTTCAAAGATTTTTGGTATAGCAAAAATTGACTTGATTAACAACAATGATAATCAAACAATCAACATCtggaaattttcatttatcgaTCAAATGTACATTTATCTTGATTTTACCCAGTCatctgtaaatttattatctcctGGTACgtatatcttaaaaatgatatatgtcAGTAGCATATCAGATGACGGAGACATTCTCGATCTTTTGCAGATCaaagaaaaagacaaaat attaaataaagtaataagcGCAAAAGAACTATTTCCATACTGGGAGCCGGTGTTTAAATCAACCTTTAACATTTCTATTTGgcatcataaaaattacaaatttttttcgactGTGCCGATACAAAAACAAGTTGTGGATATGAATAACATGCTGTGGACTTATTTTGACATATCACCGTTAATGTCCGCTGAACATTTATCAATTGTGATAACCACATTCACTAATTTCTTCGCTCctattaaaaatgtcaaaatttggTATAGAAAAGGGATGCCTGTTGACCTGTTGCAATTTGCAGCAAACATTGTCCATGGAGTTATACAGTATTTATCAAAACAGAATatacaacaaatattaaaaatagattacgTTGTAACGAAGGACTTTGAATACAGTAACGTAAAAACATCGGGATTCATTCTATTAAG ggaagaagatattatttataataatacattacatCCTGTTCGCAAAATGGAAGTGGCAAATTTTATAGCACGTGAAACGATATCTTATTGGTTTCATGACGTGCTTTTGTGGTCAAAAGAAGGATTCATTACATTTCTTGcagcaaatattttgaatcag TCTAAGTTATATAATGGCATGGACTTATTTGTCGTCCAAACACAACAGGAATTTTTACGTCTCGATACTCTTCCTATAGATTCTCTTTCCTTCCACACTCCAAACATCTTTACAGATCATTCACCTAGATCATCTCTTCATTATATCAAAT CATCCATTATATGGCATATGTTATATACTCTAGTATCTGATTATGTGTTCTGGTATGGTATTAACTCGTGTATGTACATACA GTATAATCAGACAAACGTAacaaatattagcaatttatcAACTATCGAACCCTTTTGGAACGTTGTGGCTCCAGGTATACTGAATAGCATACGTAACTTTACTATTCAAGATGTAATTTGGTTAACGGAAGGACATTATTCTGTACTGACTGTGACACGAGATTATTCCTCAAACTCGGTATTGATctcatatattatttccaaTAGTACATTACTTTCTGACATAAAACAATATCGAATGTATGTGACATATACAACAAAATCAGCCATGAACTTTAAGGTATTAAATACCAAAACTGACATTTGGTTATCTTCATTAGTATCGCaccattatatatataagattgaCAATAATGATTGGATCATACTCAATTTGCAACAAGCTG GGTACTATCGCGTCAATTATGATTCGGATAACTGGCAAAAACTTGcggattatttatataaaaattataccgATATTCATGTTCTCAATCGAGCTCAAATCATCGATgacgcgttttattttttgacgCAAGGACAACTCAAATTCTATTTGTTTTGGAACATTACAAAGTTTCTGTTTGAAGACGCAGACTATGTAGCATGGTATCCTATGATTAAAGCTGTTGAATACATGATGTGTATGTGGCCAGTTCAAAATACTACAGCTATAAAg aaGGAAGTTACAGATAGGTTTGATAGACTTCTGCTAAATATAGGATACATGGACAAATtgcattttgaaaatgattttactaaatttttaagaGAAGAAGCGGTAAAATGGGCATGTCTTTTCGATGCTCCAAAATGTAGAGAAACAGCAACCTTCCAATTAGAAAAACATCTTGAAAGTTCTGTTCAAGACAA ACTTTTGAAATGGGAAGAATGGATATACTGTAAAGGTTTAATGGCAGCAAACTTCACTACTTGGGACAAAGTGTGGAATAGATGGAATGCAACATcctataatacaattttagaatatttaacttGCTCTACAGATActgaaattattcaaaattatttgggATTAATAAGAGAACAAGATTTTGGTATTAGAGTATCAAACAGTGAAAAGATTGCTATTTATCTCCTTATTGTTGCGAAACATGCAAAAAGTGATGCAATGCTCAAtgttatattcaaatttttgatgTTCAAAATGAAAGG GGAAGCAGTTAAGCAGATTGCaacattaattgttattataacgCACCAGCCTGATGAAAAACAATTCAGAAag ATACATGAATTTGTTCAATATCATCTGCCTATACACGAAAAGCAATTTAGTTTTATAGTTGGTgctgtcaaacaaaaaatcgGAAAACGAAAAGTGGAACAGCATAGACCTATGAGAAATTACGGGCTTTTGAAGATATGA